Part of the Solwaraspora sp. WMMA2065 genome is shown below.
CCGGTAGCCGCGGCGACGGTCCAGGTGGGCGGTGAAGGCCAGTTCTTCGCCGGAGTTGCCGGAGATGTGGGCGATCCGCCGGTGCCCGAGCCCGATCAGGTGGCCGGTGGCGGTCCGGGCGGCGGCCACGTCGTCGATCCGGATGCTGGGCCAGCCGGGTACGCCGGTGCCGGAGCTGACCGTCACCCCCGGCATGCCCAACGCGGAGATGGCGGCGAAGTCGGACCGGTGCAGCGGGGTGGCGACCAGCATCAACGCGTCCACCCGGTGGCGCAGGCTGGCGGTGTGCAGCATCATCCGCTGCCGGGCGTTCTCCCGCCCGCCGAGGTTGTACAGCAGCAGGTCGTAGCCGGCTTCCTGCAGCGTGTTCTCGGCGGCTTCGACGACGGTGCTGAAGAACCAGCGGGTGATCCGGGGCACCACGACGGCGACGGCGCGGGTCTTGCCGCCGGCCAGCCGCGATGCGCTGGGCGAGGCGATGTACCCGAGTTGCGCGGCGGCGTCGAGGACCCGCAGCCGGGTCGCCTCGGTGACCGTCGGCAGGCCCCGCAGGGCCCGCGAGACGGTCGCGGTGGAGACCCCGGCCAGCCGGGCGACGTCGTCGATTCTGGTCATGGATCATCACCTCGCCATCCGCGCGGTCGCGGGCGGCGTCAGCCCTTGGTCAGCCCTTGACGCTGCCGGCCAGCAGCCCTCGGACGAAATACCGCTGCAGGGAGAGGAAGACGATCAACGGCACGATGATCGAGACGAAGGCACCGGACGTCAGGCGTTGCCACTGGTCACCTCGGGTGCCGGCGAGTTCGGCCAGCCGTACCGTCAGTGGCGCCACCCGACTCTCACCACCCGCGAAGATCAACGCGACGAGCAGGTCGTTCCAGACCCAGAGGAACTGGAAGATGCCGAACGCGGCCAGCGCCGGGGCGATCAGCGGCAGCACGATGGTCCGGAATATCTTCGGGTGGCTGGCCCCGTCGACCCGGGCCGCCTCCATCAGGTCCTTGGGCAGCTGCGACACGAAGTTGTGCAGCAGGAACACCCCCAGCGGCAGGGCGAAGCAGGTGTGCGCGAACCAGACCTGGACATAGCGTTCGTAGCTGTCCAGCCCCCAGGGTGGGGTGATGGTGACGCCGCCGATGGTGGTGCCCTGCGAGAAGAACCGCAGCAACGGCACCAGCGCCATCTGCAGCGGCACGATCTGAAGCGCGAAGATGCAGATGTAGATCAGGTCCCGGCCGCGGAAGTTGATCCAGGCCAGCGCATACGCGGCCAGTGCCGCGAAGGCCAGCGGGAACAGCACCGACGGGATGGTGATCACCAGTGAGT
Proteins encoded:
- a CDS encoding carbohydrate ABC transporter permease; translated protein: MTTTTPPVAAPASSGEERPRTRVGRVRKRLNTPTATIVAIVIAVIWTIPTFGLFVSSFRPAEEIRTTGWWTFFTNPQVTLQNYQDVLFGRSSSSGQLSSYFINSLVITIPSVLFPLAFAALAAYALAWINFRGRDLIYICIFALQIVPLQMALVPLLRFFSQGTTIGGVTITPPWGLDSYERYVQVWFAHTCFALPLGVFLLHNFVSQLPKDLMEAARVDGASHPKIFRTIVLPLIAPALAAFGIFQFLWVWNDLLVALIFAGGESRVAPLTVRLAELAGTRGDQWQRLTSGAFVSIIVPLIVFLSLQRYFVRGLLAGSVKG
- a CDS encoding LacI family DNA-binding transcriptional regulator → MTRIDDVARLAGVSTATVSRALRGLPTVTEATRLRVLDAAAQLGYIASPSASRLAGGKTRAVAVVVPRITRWFFSTVVEAAENTLQEAGYDLLLYNLGGRENARQRMMLHTASLRHRVDALMLVATPLHRSDFAAISALGMPGVTVSSGTGVPGWPSIRIDDVAAARTATGHLIGLGHRRIAHISGNSGEELAFTAHLDRRRGYREALVAAGLTPDPALDVEGDFTIAGGGLATTELLRRGPVPTAIFAACDEMALGAIAVLRQAGLRVPADVSVIGIDDHDVARVVGLTTVAQPAAEQGRLAAGTLLGPLAAGTLPGPLAAGPLAGTAAAPTDAVILPTRLVVRESTAPPRETG